The following is a genomic window from Myxocyprinus asiaticus isolate MX2 ecotype Aquarium Trade chromosome 38, UBuf_Myxa_2, whole genome shotgun sequence.
cgagagtgcttctgtatttacttattttgcatttttgcattataattccctcatactttgcgatgtacgtcacctgaagctgtttggaaagtttggagtgcatctggactgtgagctgtgtaattcttctcagtcaggcgcgaactgcagtgctgatctctcgcgtcatcattagagtttcatatgatctcatgttacgttaaatgagatcaaacggcTATTCGACAACTACAATTTTTGTAGACAGTTTTTTActgtcgacattgtcgataacgtcgactaatcgtttcagccctaattctCTTATGagaccaaattttgcgctatgcgacaaaaaatgtctgtgattagccactagcTGGAAAATGTTCAGGTTTCTCTCAccagattgagtagtatattggcTAAGACGTTCAGCATCTTTTTGCTGCTTTGTTGAGcgtaaaagtttgatttgactcgtTCCATgtgatgtgtgtccaaagatgtgATCCATGCAAACATtttgtcaatgaataatgtctccagaaaatatcctttctgttctttatagtcagttgttgatcaaaaacaaaacataaacatttatttcttatcaggtatagcacagatgaggtaaaaaaGCCATTCAAGGACGCTCTCGTTAATATGctctcatttacagatgcttttttacagaactgccagttttcttaaagaaacagtaccgatttttagcacgtgttctacaaatcaatgtaaaaacttgTAAATAGTTTAAgttatgcattaaacaataaacatgttacaaaatataaCATATGCAATGTAATATCATAATTATTGATGGAACACATGgattatacacatttaaaaagctaaaatgttaccaaaataacaaaaaacaaataaattacaatttgtaaaattttatattttgtaatgtatctagttagaaggtcccctgtaaaattaacagcattagctgggagaattTCTTTGATATatataagcaaaatggacattataaattaaatgaaatatgaaatatacccatatgaatcaatatcataTCGAGAGCTTCTGAATCCAAATCAAATCTGGAAATCTTTATAAATACCCCGCCCAAGTTTGTTGAACTCTTGAGAATTCGTATGATGAGAAAACATGAGAACAATCGAAGATCTaaacgtcacacactgacctcttggctcaatacaaagaaaacatatttcaaaattgtgtgttttattgttgcaggaaagtgactAGAtggcatattttaacattttaaatataattggcTATTATTTGCtaattgtgatttattatttattaaaaccagtttttttatttattaaaaccctCAAGCGTGTCCATTGCGTTATCCGAAATAATTTTGCAGACTCAAAGTCTAGTGTGACTGCGGCTTAATTTTAAAAAGGCTGTCCATTTATCATCTTGTAGGTAAAAACAGGTACAGTTTTCATTTGCATAAAAACTGTttgcattttaattgaattttgtgtaatgtcttaacttttggcatctgataaaaataataaaataatgagttAAGGAAGAGATAATAAAGATATCACTTTCAGGTAATTTGTCACTGAAAATTAAAGATCAAGTTGAGCGCAGTGCATTGTGGAAAACATTATTCTATGCAGTGTTCTTTGTTGTGTACTGCACTTTTTAGCAGtataaatctaaaaataatagGTCCTCAGGTTatttcatgcatacagaaaatgtacaAACTGTGCACAGTAGACATGCTGTGTATTGCAGAAATAGTTGTAGTATGCTACTCCGAACATAGCCAAGGTTATTTAGAATGTTATGATAGAATCCAttgttgtttcttttgatttgttGATTCTTTAGAGTGTGCGGTATTATGTTTTCACATATCTCTAATGCCACAAATCTATTTCTACATAACTTTGTTTTATGTATGTGAGTGACTTTTATTGAATGTGAGTGGTCTGATCTCATCCTATGTTTAGGTTTACAGAGTTAGCTAACATTCTTAGAAGCTCTTTTGCTTAGCTGAAAAATGTAGGCTTTAATCTAATTGCTGTCTGGTGAAAACCTCATCCCATTTTTACTTAATGTTAAAAACTTCCATATAGACTACAAAGGCAAAACAGTctttcccatatatatatatatatatatatatatatatatatatatatatatatatagcttttttGGATAAAGATTTTATTCAGACAGCAATCCATTGCTTGTGACTCTCCCTTTTTCTTTACTCTTAGTGTCCAGCAGCAGTTAAACATCAAGGTTTGTACACTAATGAGTTTAATTTTGCCAATAGCTGGTCCTTGTGTTAGGTGACCTGCACATTCCCCATCGATGCAACACCCTACCTGCCAAATTCAAGAAGTTACTGGTGCCTGGCAAGATTCAGCACATCCTCTGCACAGGAAACCTCTGTACAAAGGAGAGCTATGACTACCTGAAAACATTAGCTGGAGACGTGCACATTGTCAGAGGAGACTTTGATGAGGTTGAGTTTTATTTCCATTTCTcatttaaaggtttagttcatccaaaaatttaaattctgtcaacatttactcaccctcatgttgttccaaaccttcatgactttctttcatggaacacaaaaggagacgggtgaaccatttttgggtgaatcatccATTTAATGTATCAGTTTATCATAGACTCTTATGTACTGGTTTAACCACCCatattgcttgtttctcttgttttTAAATGATAGAACTTGAATTACCCAGAGCAGAAGGTGGTGACAGTGGGGCAGTTTAAGATCGGTCTGATCCATGGCCACCAGGTGATCCCCTGGGGTGACATGGCCAGCTTGGGACTGCTTCAAAGGCAGCTGGACGTGGATATCCTGATCTCTGGACACACGCACAAATTTGAGGCTTTTGAGAATGAGAACAAATTTTATATTAACCCTGGTTCAGCCACAGGGGCCTATAGTGCATTGGAAAGGTATAACATTTACTTCCATCTCTTTCACATCTTGTGTAACGTAGAAGGTATACAGGGATTAGAAACtaaatgtttgtcatttttattcgttctgagcaaaaatgatatttttacaTTCCAGCTTCGGGGGTCCATGAACTCTTTTCAAAATGGTTACCagttagaatgttttttttttttttttatgattaaaggAGTATTttgtacaagttaagatcaacagcatttgtggcataatgttgattacgaaAAAACATttaatcgtccctccttttcttaaaaaaaaataaataaaaaatgacagtgaggcacttacaatggaagtgaatgggtcaattttttggagggtttaaaggcaaaattgtgaagcttataatttcataaaagcacctacattccttctgttaaaactcatgtattatttaagctgtaaagttgtttaaattgtaatttttacagtcattttagattTTGTTCTCATTTTCGATTACGTTCTGCAAAACAAATCTTGCTCATTTTCAGTTTTTAATCCCTGGTTAAATGCAATGATACAGTTGAAgtgattaaaactcattttttaaccactccgcagatttaatatcagcaaactatcgtttttgcaagtcatttaggacatcttctttgtgcatgacacaagtaatttttccaaaaattgtttacagacagattgtttcacctttaattgactatcacaattccagtgggtcagaagtttacatacactaagttaactgtgcctttaagcagcttggaacatttcagaaaatgatgtcaatcctttaggcaattaaccagttagcttctgataggaggtgcactgaattggaggtgtacctgtggatgtattttaaggcctaccttcaaactcagtacctctttgcttgacatcatgggaaaatcaaaagaaatcagccaagacctcagaaatttgtttttggacctccacaagtctggttcattcttgggagcaatttccaaatgcctgaaggtaccacgtttatctgtacaagtaatagtacgcaagtataaacaccatgggaccacgcagccatcataccgttcaggaaggagatgcgttctgtctcccagagatgaacgtagtttggtgcgaaaagtgcaactcaatcccagaacaacagcaaaggaccttgtgaagatgctggagaaaacaggtagacaagtatctatatcgaCAGTCCTGTATCCACAGACAAACGAGCCctttatcgacataacctgaaaggctgttcagcaaggaagaaggcactgctccaaaaccgccataaaaaagccagactacagttttcacatggggacaaagatcttacttttggagaaatgtcctctggtctaatgaaacaagaattgaactttttggccataatgacaatcattatgttttgaggaaaaagggtgaggcttgcaagctgaagatcaccatcccaaccgtgaagcatagtggtggcagcatgatgttgtgggggtgctttgctgcaggagggactggtgcacttcataaaatagatggcatcatgaggaaggaaaattatgtggatatattgaagcaaaatcacaagacatcagccaggaagttaaagctttgtCACAAATGGGTATTGGattggccatcacaaagacctcAATCTGAagaccctgacctcaatctgatagaaaatttgtgggcagaactgaaaaggcgtgtgcaagcaaggaggcctacaaacctaactcagttacaccagttctgtctggaggaatgggccaaaattccagcaacttattgcaagaagcttgtagaaggctacccaaaacgtttgatccaattaaacaatttaaagacaatgctaccaaatactaacaaagtgtatgtaaacttctgacccactgggaatgtgatgaaagggattaaaagttgaaataaataattctctctactattattctgacatttcacattctaaaaatagtgatcctaactgacctaagacagggaatgttttctatgattaaatgtcagtaattgtgaaatactaaatgtaaatgtatttggctaagatgtatgtaaacttctgacttacactTGTATATAGTACTGTTAATGTACtcaacatttattattaaattgtctCTTCACAGCAACATTACACCATCGTTTGTTTTGATGGACATTCAAGCCTCCACAGTTGTAACGTATGTCTACCAGCTCATTGGAGACGACGTCAAAGTCGAGAGAATCGAATACAAGAAGTCTTAAAACCGTTGATGGTGTCGGCTCCCTTCTTTCAGGATGTTAATCTTGTCATTCCCTCTCACATGAAGATCACCATCATACAAATGCTGTATCATAACTTTAGgctattttaatgtaatatattgtttatatgtcaTCAGAATGTCATTGTTTCTTTGAGTTTGTGGATTCAGCAGATGGTCATTGAGAATGCAATAATGTTGTATTATTTGCAAAATGTCTGCGAGAAATAGTCTGTTAATATGTTGTGTGCCCTAATTAATTTTTCAAGGCCATAAGACGTTTGAAATCATGTTTCATACAATAAAACACCACTTCACAtgaaaaatgtaatcttttattttattttttaaagagactGTACCACACTTAACACATTTGGCATTAAAATGTATGGATCAGCCTTTCACTTAGAACTGCATCATTATTCTTAGGTATGTGTGAATTTTTATGCATGCATTT
Proteins encoded in this region:
- the LOC127428953 gene encoding vacuolar protein sorting-associated protein 29-like, which translates into the protein MLVLVLGDLHIPHRCNTLPAKFKKLLVPGKIQHILCTGNLCTKESYDYLKTLAGDVHIVRGDFDENLNYPEQKVVTVGQFKIGLIHGHQVIPWGDMASLGLLQRQLDVDILISGHTHKFEAFENENKFYINPGSATGAYSALESNITPSFVLMDIQASTVVTYVYQLIGDDVKVERIEYKKS